A window of Deinococcus cellulosilyticus NBRC 106333 = KACC 11606 contains these coding sequences:
- a CDS encoding potassium/proton antiporter, translating to MTSLALLIAALLLILSIVTSKLSGRLGIPGLLLFLIIGMIAGSEGPGGIEFANYTITQFVGIIALVFILYTGGLETHWKSTRPILRRGIVLATFGVLVTTGIAGYVASLLFHIPLMHGLLMGAVVASTDASAVFSVLKERALDLKGSIKPLLEFESGSNDPMAVFLTIGLIELIEHPGHPWYSIVPEFIQEMSIGAIFGLLLGRFAVLLFNKSNLMFDGLYSVLSLGLALLIYSLTAVAGGSGFLAVYLAAIVIGNSEFIHKKSVVHFHDGISWLMSIGMFLILGLLVFPSQLLAVAEPALILALILMFVARPLSVYLSTLFSKMPFAEKTMVAWVGLRGAVPITLATFPLLAGVEHSQTIFNAAFFIVLSSILVQGTSLPLVARWLNVGSKAISERPMPLDYTPTGRNKNDLQEITIPRGSRMHGLRIVDAHLPEEALIVLILRAGEYVIPRGSTELREGDILQVLGSKASVEQVKTLLQPAG from the coding sequence ATGACCAGCCTTGCCCTGCTGATTGCTGCACTGCTGCTGATTCTCAGCATTGTCACCAGCAAACTCTCCGGACGCCTTGGCATTCCCGGGCTCCTGCTCTTCCTGATCATCGGCATGATTGCTGGCAGTGAAGGGCCCGGAGGCATCGAATTTGCCAATTACACCATCACCCAGTTCGTGGGCATCATCGCCCTGGTGTTCATCCTGTACACCGGCGGTCTGGAAACCCACTGGAAGAGCACCAGACCCATTCTGCGCAGAGGCATCGTGCTGGCGACGTTCGGGGTTCTGGTGACCACCGGAATCGCTGGCTACGTGGCCAGCCTGCTCTTTCACATTCCCCTGATGCACGGCCTCTTGATGGGGGCTGTCGTGGCCTCCACAGATGCCTCTGCTGTGTTCAGCGTGCTCAAAGAACGGGCTCTGGACCTCAAAGGCAGCATCAAACCCCTGCTGGAATTTGAATCTGGCAGCAATGATCCGATGGCTGTCTTTCTGACCATTGGTCTTATTGAACTGATCGAACATCCGGGCCACCCGTGGTATTCCATCGTGCCCGAATTCATTCAGGAGATGTCCATCGGAGCCATTTTTGGGCTGCTGCTTGGACGCTTTGCCGTGCTGCTCTTCAACAAGAGCAACCTGATGTTCGACGGACTGTATTCGGTGCTGAGTCTGGGTCTGGCCCTGCTCATTTACAGCCTCACAGCTGTAGCAGGAGGCAGTGGATTTCTGGCAGTGTACCTGGCCGCCATCGTGATCGGCAACAGTGAATTCATCCACAAGAAAAGTGTGGTGCACTTCCATGACGGCATCTCGTGGCTGATGAGCATCGGAATGTTCCTGATCCTGGGTCTGCTGGTGTTCCCTTCCCAGCTTCTGGCAGTGGCCGAACCTGCCCTGATTCTCGCCCTCATCCTGATGTTTGTTGCGAGGCCCCTCAGCGTGTACCTTTCGACGCTCTTTTCAAAAATGCCCTTTGCAGAAAAAACCATGGTTGCCTGGGTAGGACTCAGAGGAGCGGTCCCCATCACCCTTGCCACCTTTCCCCTGCTCGCCGGAGTTGAGCATTCCCAGACCATCTTCAATGCAGCGTTTTTCATTGTGCTGTCTTCCATTCTGGTGCAGGGTACCAGCCTCCCCCTGGTGGCCCGCTGGTTGAATGTGGGCAGCAAGGCCATCTCCGAGCGGCCCATGCCTCTGGATTACACCCCCACTGGACGCAACAAAAATGACCTGCAGGAGATCACCATTCCCAGAGGGTCCCGCATGCACGGCCTGCGCATTGTGGATGCCCACCTCCCAGAAGAAGCCCTGATTGTGTTGATCCTTCGTGCAGGAGAGTATGTGATCCCCCGGGGGTCCACCGAATTGCGAGAAGGCGACATCCTGCAGGTGCTGGGGTCCAAAGCATCCGTTGAACAGGTCAAAACCCTGCTGCAACCTGCAGGGTGA